The nucleotide sequence AAATGAATGAATAAATGAATAAATAAAACAAAGATAAATAAACTATTAAAAATAATAGAAATTTAAAATATTAAGAAATGAAAGAGATGAAATATTAAAAGATGTTTTGAATTTAAGTAGTTGTTTAAGGTGGTTGAGAAAAAATAGTAGAGAGATGAAAAGAGAATGGCAAGAACTAGGAGAAAATAATGTTTGATTGTTGAATAAAAAGAGAGAAAGAATGGTAAATTTTGCTATATAAGTTTAACTTATATAGCACATTATTTAGATAACAGTGTGTTTATAAAAATATATTAATCAAGTAATTTTATAAATAATTTTTCATGTTCTTGAATACACTTTTCCCAGCTATATTGTTTAGATAATATAAGACCATTGTTTTTCATTATAGATAATTTATCTGAATTATTTATAAGATTTTTTAATTTTTTTGTCAGCTCTTCTACATTTAAAGGGCTGAAAAATTCAGCTACATTTCCATAAATTTCTCTAAAAACTTCAATATCTGATAATAAAATAGGAGCTCCGCATGCCATGGCTTCTAAAGGCGGTATGCCAAATCCTTCATAAATAGATGGATAAACAAAAATAGTTGCTGATGAGTAAAGAGTTGCTAAATCATCATCTGGAGTGAATCCTAAAAATTTTATGTGTTCATTATCTTTGATAAGTGAGTGTATTTCTGAGTTTTCCCAACCTTTTGCTCCAACTATAACTAGATCGATATTATTTAAATTTAACTCATTGTATGCTTGTATGAGAGTCGTAAGATTTTTGCGTGGCTCTATAGATCCTACAAATAATATAAATGGATTATTTAATTCTAGTCTATCTTTTAAAATATTTATGGTTTGTTTGTTTTTGGGTTTAAATATATTTTCATCATACCCATTATAAATAACTGATATTTTGTCAGCCGAGATATTTAGCTTTTTTATAATTTCATTTTTTATTGCATTTGAAACTGTGATAAAATGGTCTGTTTTACTTAAATTTGGTATAAAATTTTGTTCAAAGTAATCTATGCGTTCTTTTGGATGAAACTCAGGATAACTCATAAATGCCAAGTCGTGAATTGTAGTGACTGTAACTTTGGCTTTAAATTCAAGTGGAATAAAATTTGGTTGGAAGTATAGATCTATATCTATACTTTTTACTTCTCTTAGCGAATTTTTAATTAACATTTTTTTGACTACTTTTTTAATAGTAGGAGTTTTGTCTAGAATGCGTTTTGCTATATTTATCAAATGTGACTTGATGCTCGGTTTGTTTTTTTGTTGATTTAGATCCCCAACAATAAGCTCATCTGTTAAAAATCCATAATCATATGTTGATTTAAATTCATTTTTATTTAGATTTTTTGCTATTTCATATGTATATCTGCCAACTCCAGTAAGATTTGATGCTAGTGGTCTTGTATCTATAAGTATATTTATCATAAATCCTCTTTTATCAATTTTAAAATTTCTCTTGCTGTATATTCCCACGTAATGCCAATTTGTCTATTTGTCTTTTTTGACTTATAGTTTTTTATAGTTTCATAAAGGGATATATCATCTTTAAAATATGTAGCATTTTCGCCTAAAATATCTCGAAAAACAGGTATGTCTCTTGCTATAATGCACGCTCCATAATATGATGCTTCTACCATAGGAAGCCCATAGCCTTCATCATAACTAGCTGCTATGATAGCTTCTGTGCTGCTATATAAAGAACATAAAAATCTATCGCTTACAAATTTTAAATATTTGATATTTTTATGTTTTTTACACAAAAATTCTTTAAAATCCTCATCTACCCGTCCTAATTTTCCCACTATTATCAAATTCGCTTCTATACCTTCATTTTGCAATCTTAAAAATGTATTTACAATAGCTTTTTGAGCTTTTCGTTCTTCTATGGTTCCTACTGCTAAAAAAGTTCTATTTTTAAATTTAATATGACGTACTTTTAGTTCAGTGAAATTTGAACCAAGCGGTATAATTTTTATCTTATTAAAACCGTATTGTTCAAGATCATTTTTTGTTTTTTGGCTAGTTGCTATGAGAAAAGGGTCTATTTTTCTTATGGTTTCTATCCACTGTAGGTGTAATTCACAAGCATGATATGGAAAAAACTGAGGCGACGTTATAGGTAAGATATCATGAATTTTAAAGTATATTTTTGTTTTTTTGGATTTTAGTTTATCAAAAAAGCCTATTTTGTATGCTTCGTATACAGCTGATTCAAATAGTGGAAATTTATAAAAGATTGGAAAATCAATTCCGTAAAATATATCACCGTCTCTTATATCTACTTCCGTACTTGTATAATTTTTAAATGGAATGGCATGGCGTGAAGCAATAAAGTCTCCAGCGTAAAAATATCCTTTTTTTCCATCTCTTTGATCAAAATATATCGGCTCAACTAGCATATGAGATATCTTCAGTATGGCATTTAGCTCTTGTAAAACAACTCTTGCGATACCTGTTTTTAAATCCTCCCTTGCTATAGCGGAGATATCTAATAAAACTCGAGATTTATGTACATTAAGTTTGTTTGAATTTTTATAACTTTTTTCTATTAGATCTCTTATTTGTGAGGCGCAAGATAATGGGTTGTGTTTTGTAATGATTAAATTTTTAGCATTTTTTACTATATTTTGATTATTGTTTAAGCAAGTTTTAAGAGCAAATTTAAGTTCGTAAATATTGTCTATATATAGAGTGTAATCTTTAAAATTTGAGTAGTTTGATATGACAAGGTTTTCGTAGTTAAAACAGTCAAGAAGTGCGCCGCTAGCTTCTCCGTTATCGCTAGCTCTTAGCTGGATAGATACATCGCAAGCGCTTTGATACATATGATATTCATTGTTATCTAGCCAATTTGTAAATATAATGTTTTTTATACTATTTGCCTTGACAAAATCTTTTAAATTTAAAAAATATTCATCGTTTGTAGTTCCGCTAGCATATATCAAAACAGCGTTTTTGTCATTTTTTAAACTTTCATTCCAGGCATATAGAATTTCTTTATGCATTTTGTTTGGCTCTATGAGACCAAATACGCAAAATATAGTTTTATCCTGCAAGCTTAAAATTTTCTTTGCTGTTTGTTTATCAGGAATTATGCTAGCTCTAAGATGTGGAATATGAGTTAAAAAATCTCTGTTTTGGTAGTAAAACTCTGCTAATTCTAGGCTTTTTTCCGTATGTGTGATAATACCGTATGAATTCTCTATAATTCGCCTATTTATAGGATAATGTTTTGCAAACACATCATATGAATTTAAGAAAAATTCAGTTAAACCTTTATAACTGTGTGAATAGAAAATCTCATCTTGTATATTGAAATTAGGATCTATTTTATTATAATTTGACATAAATCCCGAAAGAAAAAAATCATGAAGTATGACTATGCCTGGATTTTTTATAGCAGTTTGGTATATGTTTGCGTGGAATTCGATGTTATTTCCCATATTATAAAGCAAGCGATCAAAATTTTTAGGACTAAACTCATTGAAGCTTATTACTTTGTATCTATTTTTAACAGACTCATTTACCTTGTCTGGATTATCATAAATTAAAGTAATGTTATAAAATAGCTCCAAATATCTCAATAATTCAACTGAATAAGCAGATATGCCAGATCTATCATCTGGAAGAGGTGAAAAATATGCTAACTCCATATCTATTTCTTTAAATTTTTTAGTATATTTCTTATAAATATGAGAAATTTAATAATAGGAATGTTTTTAATCTGCTCTAATCTATTTTTAAGATCATTTATCTCTTTATCTTTATCTTTTATTTGGGATTCTAAATTTTTTATATGCGCAATGATCGGCGAGTTGATATTAAACTCTTTAAACTCCATCATATTTCCTTAATTCGTATTGTTGGATATAATTTTGATATGCCTATAAATGTTGGATCTGAGATAACTTGAAAACTTAAATAGTTATCTAACCAGTGATGACAAACATCTACATGAGTATCGCTCTGGTGTAGTGCTAGGGACATTGTGTAAAATGCGTTTCCTATGTTTAAATTTAATATGTATGATATTAAATATATTTTATCCTTTTTCACTGTGATAGGGTGATTTATTATGTTTGAGTTTGTGCCAAATATATCTTGAGAAAATTTATCTTTTATAAGAAAACCTACTACTAAATCTCTTAAGTCTTTGTTTGCTTTGATTTTTATACATATAGTAGCTTCATCGCCGCTAAAAAATACTTTTGATGGCTTATCGTTTTTTAATATATATGCTTCTAAAACTTCTGCTGCTTTGTCTCCATATCCGTTTTCATACTCACTGTTTTGTTCGCTTTGTTTTGATATAAGGTAATTATATTCTTGTAATATAGAAGAAGCTTCTCCATCGCCAATAAGTTTACCTTCTTTTAGCAAAATTATCCTTTGGCAAAGCAGTTTTAACGCAGCTAGATCATGAGAAACAAATATTATACTTGTACCGTTTTGTTTTATCTCATTTAGTTTTGTTATGCATTTTTGAGAAAAATGCGCATCTCCTACAGATAGTGCTTCATCAATAATAAAAATCTTAGCATCGCTAAATACGGCTATGCTAAACGCTAGTCTTACTATCATACCAGATGAGTATGATTTAATCGGCATATTTATAAAATTTACCAATTCACTAAAATCTACAATCTCATTATAAATTTTATCTATATGATCTTTTTGCATACCGAGTAAAAAACCATTAAAATATATATTTTCCCTACCGCTTAATTCAGGATCAAAGCCTGTTCCTAACTCTAAAATAGCAGCTACTTTACTAAATTTTATTATCTCTCCGCTAGATGGCTCTAATACACCTGCTATTTGCTTTAAAAGAGTACTTTTACCAGCACCATTTAATCCAATTATACCTAGACTTTCTCCTTCTTTTAAACTAAAAGATATATTGTCATTTGCTACTAGTTCTTTATGATATTTTTTCTTTGAAAATGCCTCTTTTAATCTTTGAAAATCATTTTTATAAATTTTAAATATTTTTGTGAGGTTTTTTACTTCCAAAACAGCGTTCAATACATATCCTTTATCGCCGGTATGAGCTTTTTATATAGATAAGCAGCTATCAAAAGCGTTATCGCACTAAGTATAAATGGAGTAATAAAATCTGAGTATTCGACATTTTTTGATAAAAATATTTTTTGATAAAATTTGATAAAATAATATAAAGGGTTTATTTCAAGAAGTATAGGTAACTTTTGTTCTATGATTTGGTAAGGATATACTATAGGAGTTGCCCAAAAAAGCAGCTGTAAAAATATAGGCAAACCCTCTTTGATATCTTTTATAAATATAGACAAGATAGATAATATAACTCCAAGAGAGAATGCAAATATACTTTGTAAAATCATCAT is from Campylobacter fetus subsp. testudinum 03-427 and encodes:
- a CDS encoding glycosyltransferase, family 1 (Pfam matches to PF00534.16 Glycos_transf_1, and to PF13439.2 Glyco_transf_4), with the translated sequence MINILIDTRPLASNLTGVGRYTYEIAKNLNKNEFKSTYDYGFLTDELIVGDLNQQKNKPSIKSHLINIAKRILDKTPTIKKVVKKMLIKNSLREVKSIDIDLYFQPNFIPLEFKAKVTVTTIHDLAFMSYPEFHPKERIDYFEQNFIPNLSKTDHFITVSNAIKNEIIKKLNISADKISVIYNGYDENIFKPKNKQTINILKDRLELNNPFILFVGSIEPRKNLTTLIQAYNELNLNNIDLVIVGAKGWENSEIHSLIKDNEHIKFLGFTPDDDLATLYSSATIFVYPSIYEGFGIPPLEAMACGAPILLSDIEVFREIYGNVAEFFSPLNVEELTKKLKNLINNSDKLSIMKNNGLILSKQYSWEKCIQEHEKLFIKLLD
- a CDS encoding glycosyltransferase, family 1 (Pfam match to PF00534.16 Glycos_transf_1) codes for the protein MELAYFSPLPDDRSGISAYSVELLRYLELFYNITLIYDNPDKVNESVKNRYKVISFNEFSPKNFDRLLYNMGNNIEFHANIYQTAIKNPGIVILHDFFLSGFMSNYNKIDPNFNIQDEIFYSHSYKGLTEFFLNSYDVFAKHYPINRRIIENSYGIITHTEKSLELAEFYYQNRDFLTHIPHLRASIIPDKQTAKKILSLQDKTIFCVFGLIEPNKMHKEILYAWNESLKNDKNAVLIYASGTTNDEYFLNLKDFVKANSIKNIIFTNWLDNNEYHMYQSACDVSIQLRASDNGEASGALLDCFNYENLVISNYSNFKDYTLYIDNIYELKFALKTCLNNNQNIVKNAKNLIITKHNPLSCASQIRDLIEKSYKNSNKLNVHKSRVLLDISAIAREDLKTGIARVVLQELNAILKISHMLVEPIYFDQRDGKKGYFYAGDFIASRHAIPFKNYTSTEVDIRDGDIFYGIDFPIFYKFPLFESAVYEAYKIGFFDKLKSKKTKIYFKIHDILPITSPQFFPYHACELHLQWIETIRKIDPFLIATSQKTKNDLEQYGFNKIKIIPLGSNFTELKVRHIKFKNRTFLAVGTIEERKAQKAIVNTFLRLQNEGIEANLIIVGKLGRVDEDFKEFLCKKHKNIKYLKFVSDRFLCSLYSSTEAIIAASYDEGYGLPMVEASYYGACIIARDIPVFRDILGENATYFKDDISLYETIKNYKSKKTNRQIGITWEYTAREILKLIKEDL
- a CDS encoding polysaccharide/polyol phosphate ABC transporter, ATP-binding protein (Pfam matches to PF14524.2 Wzt_C, and to PF00005.23 ABC_tran), translated to MNAVLEVKNLTKIFKIYKNDFQRLKEAFSKKKYHKELVANDNISFSLKEGESLGIIGLNGAGKSTLLKQIAGVLEPSSGEIIKFSKVAAILELGTGFDPELSGRENIYFNGFLLGMQKDHIDKIYNEIVDFSELVNFINMPIKSYSSGMIVRLAFSIAVFSDAKIFIIDEALSVGDAHFSQKCITKLNEIKQNGTSIIFVSHDLAALKLLCQRIILLKEGKLIGDGEASSILQEYNYLISKQSEQNSEYENGYGDKAAEVLEAYILKNDKPSKVFFSGDEATICIKIKANKDLRDLVVGFLIKDKFSQDIFGTNSNIINHPITVKKDKIYLISYILNLNIGNAFYTMSLALHQSDTHVDVCHHWLDNYLSFQVISDPTFIGISKLYPTIRIKEI